DNA from bacterium:
TCTTTCGTGGCGTTCGATCGAAGAGCAGATTGGCCCCTGGGACGGCTCGTGGGTTGCGCTCGAAGCGGCGTCGAGTTCTGCGGATCGGGGCGCCACACGCCGACGCCAGAGGGCGCTGCATCTGATCGGCTTTCGCCCGCTCACGCGAACGCTTCACGTTCGCCCGAACAACCTCAATGGTGGCGTCGATGCGATGCGCCAGCGTCTCGATACGCTCGGTGCTGGGCACGGTCCGGTGTTTCAGCTTTCGGAGTTCGATGCCGAGACCGAGACGCTCGCACGCGAACTCTGGAACGCTCGAGCGTTGGAGGTCGGTTACCGGAAGACCTGTGCGTCGCTCGAGGCGAGCGCAAAGCGAATGCCCGGCCTGTCGAATGAGGAGGCCATGTCGGAGTCCTTCCGCCTGGGCGGTGAAGCGGTTCGTCAGATCGTTCTCGACCCGCTACTGCCGACTCCGATTATCGATACGAAGGC
Protein-coding regions in this window:
- a CDS encoding PaaX family transcriptional regulator, which translates into the protein MVQRSKQASRAVISAKSLAIDLLSTMPARYPVPVGSLIHAAGILGIAENSMRVALVRLRERGLVESDERGLYRLGASAGPVNRHVLSWRSIEEQIGPWDGSWVALEAASSSADRGATRRRQRALHLIGFRPLTRTLHVRPNNLNGGVDAMRQRLDTLGAGHGPVFQLSEFDAETETLARELWNARALEVGYRKTCASLEASAKRMPGLSNEEAMSESFRLGGEAVRQIVLDPLLPTPIIDTKARRALVKAMQRYDRLGRRYWSAWAGESVELERSPAAVGQMASGLSPV